Within the Phaseolus vulgaris cultivar G19833 chromosome 9, P. vulgaris v2.0, whole genome shotgun sequence genome, the region AAGACAAAGATGGACAAAAGAATTCGACTTTCTTCTTATTACGGacgaataataaaataaaatttgaataaattgatTTACTACATTGAATtggattatttaattttttatatttttgttgaacAATTCAAACCAAACtaatcatattaaaatttagTTTCATTCGTTCGAATGAACTAAGTTCAATGTGATGCATTAACACAAAACTCTATTCCAAGAGAAAATGtgattttattgtaattaaCTTACCtcatctaaaaaattaaaaaattaaaaatatacatgtTAGCATATCATAAAATTCCAAAAAGTAATAACAAAAAGAGGAATATCATTATTTTGGTTCGAATTTATTAAATGTAATTTGTTTGCTTTgagttaaatataattaaactaaTTCAAACATTGGTTTGGATAATCCAAGTCAGTTTACATTCTTCTTCTAATTTATCAAAATTGTACTCTTTTAAGGGCTGAAATGATTAGAATATTAGATACCTGTTTCATCGGCAATGAAAACTACGTAGTAACTTGTCTGTTTCATATGCCATTCACCACAAAGGGAGAAAGTTAAAGTTTTCCTGGTTTTTTCATTCTAcatccaaaaacaaaattatttataacaacTAAACCAACTCCAAAACCAACCAGTCACACGAGTATGGGTCTACAAGTTTCTAGTAAAACTAGTTGTAGAGTTGGTGAATGCAAAGGCAACACAGGTTTATGTATTATTCTCGTAAATGATTTTCCTAGGGAAAAGGGTTTGTTTACATATTAACAGCTCATGATGGATGTTCGGATCGCATACAATTTATCAGAACAATATGGAGTTTACCGATAAGCTGTGTCGCCGATATCAGAAAATGAGAACACTGGCATTGTAGTAATAATGGTGAACAAGGGATAGCTTGAATTGAAACCACAAAATAAGTCTTGTAACAAGGAATTGCAGTTATAACAAAGAATTAGAAGATACAAGGGAAGAGGGCTGCAAAAACAGGAATGAAGTCAAACGCGGCCGGTCTATATATTAATCAGGTAGCCAAGGCCAATCTCATGCTGTATCATATTTTTTGCCAACAAATCAGAAGAACACTGAGACACCTCTCTAGACTCTACATTGCAGAATAAAATATGGTTATAGAAAAAGGCAGCAATAAAGACAGAAAATTGCTGAATTATACAAATAACAAACTTAAGTGCGTTGAATATTTCTTGGTAAGCAATAGAGAGAGAGCGAGAGAATCAAACAAAGGCAGAAGCGAGAAGAGAAATCCAAGTGaataaaatttagaaagaaTACTAGTCACAAAAGTGATCAACAAAAAACTTGGTCCAAGTTGACCCAAGCTTCATTTTCAGATAAGTTTCAAATATACCTTCATTTAGCCCATAAATTAATCATCAACACAAAGGAGAAACCCTTTTCAACCGAAAACTTGACTGAAAATCAAGTTCAGATAAAAAGCACTCATGTTGCATAtgcaatatattttaatttgccAGACTACGTCAATATCTGCGGTTTACATAAGGAAAATCCTGTGGTCATACAGCTCTTCTTATTTCCCTTGACCAATCAGGCAAAAAAAAACCTGAGTTCTACTTTTACAGTTTCAGCAAGACATGTGATTAACTAAGATTCAGTTGATGTGGTTGCGTCATCTTTGTGCTTAACCATACCAGAATCCACAAGAATGGGAACCTCAGCTGCAAGCCACGGTGCAAGACCTAAGCAAAGTGCATGAGCAATACCAAATCTGGGGCTGTAAGGAAAACCAAGAGCATAAACATATCATTATGTAAATTCAGAAAACATTAAGAGGATGCTCACTAAAatctcttataaaaaaattaatcacttAACCCCAAAAAGTAGGCTATTTATCTACAAAAAAGATTCTACAGCTTTAAATCATTGTTAGGTCACAATCATAACGAAAATATCATAAAACTAAATAATCTCAAATCACTATTGGAACACAAGTCCTGAAACAGAAACATTAAGCCCCACAACAATATTCTGCTAAAGTAAAATCAAGTGTCATATTAAGCTATCTTGATATACACTTGCATTAAAACTCAAGATGTTCAGTAACGTGAATGAAGCAGAACGAATACCTTATAGATGCCTTATCCAGCTTTAGATATTGATTAATCAACAAAAACATTTGACCAAGGATCCTGATTGATTATTGTTGGAATCTTAACAATCCTAATTATTGCAATCACAATAGTTCCTAGTCTTCAAATTTGGGTTAGACTCAAATTCAACCGCAAAGCTAGCTCGTATTGTGAGGGTTGCCTCTCACATGCATTATTTAGGCCATATCTTCACTCGACATGAAAATTAGGTTTTTTTTCAATACACTCCCTGCCACTTAACGCTATTGTGTTTGGTGCATGGATATCATACACAAAAATCAGGTGTTTTTCAATACACTCCCTCCCACTTAACACTATTGTGTCTGGTGCATGGATACAATGGAAGGTGGCGCAATAACAAATCTATAACAGACTTTAATATGGAATTTGAATGGGACCTTACTAAACCCCAAAAACCAACTCAGGATGAGAATTGTCCCCAACTAATATACACTATTCAGGTACTTCAGTCAATGTGAAACTTAGGTTTTCCCAATACTCAATTCTTGTTGGTTCATTCCACACAACTTCCACATTGAGAGCAGGTACTATTATCACTTTGTCAAATTCtaataaaaacacttaaattATATATGTGAGAAATGGCACAACAATCCCTAATAAACTAACATCTAGTTTAGTGTAAAATCCCTTCGCCATTTTTCATTGGCAACTCTGTAGGTTAGTCACCACGAACATAATCATAATCACAATCACCAACAGGATGAGGTTAATTTCATATGGTTAGTTGAGAAGAAAAACGTACCAATTTTTGGCCCAGAGTGGCTTGAAGTGCACAGTCAAGCAAATCTTTCCACCCCTGTAcatctataaaataaaaaaggagggagcaattaaaattttgttgtcGGAGACAGAAAAAGGAGGAAAGGGAAAAGAAGGAACCTTTTGGGTTTTTCCATCCAATTGAGGGAGTTCGAGTTCGGGGGCGGTGGAAGGGTAAGTGACGGGGATATCGAATTGGAGGTCGAATTCGTACTTGAGGAGGTTGTAGACGTACCAGCATTTACCGGTCCAACGAGTGCCTTCGGGATTGGCGGCGGAGATGCGGAACCAATCGTTGTCGTTGGACTTGTTCATCTGCGTGTAGGCTATGAGAGACTTGTACTCCTCCTTCAACCTCTGCGTCCATGCCGCGCCGTCACGAGGACCCGCCTTTGTCGCTAGCAAGGGGATCTGTGTCAGAGTCGACTTCGTGTTCGGGTCCCAACCTTccatctttctctctctctctgcttcaAACGTACGCTGAATTGCCTTCAAATGACGATGCTGCTCCTTCGCTCTTTTGTTCAGGTAAACCAGGCTATAAATGTAATTTGATTTtagtttaatgtttttttaacttaatttaaatttgtcATTATATACAGTTGttacaaattatatttaataatatatatatatatatatttaccataaataaaccaataaaaatattattccaaatttattatttattaaatttgacTTTATACTTGTAAGCCAAGAGGCGTGTCTTTGTCAGATATACTTGTAATTTATGTAGCGTTGATACGAATATGAGCACCGACACGACACGGATACGGACACAGAGATACGTATCATAAATGTAGGATATGAGACACAAatctataaattatataatt harbors:
- the LOC137820496 gene encoding ubiquitin-fold modifier-conjugating enzyme 1, with product MEGWDPNTKSTLTQIPLLATKAGPRDGAAWTQRLKEEYKSLIAYTQMNKSNDNDWFRISAANPEGTRWTGKCWYVYNLLKYEFDLQFDIPVTYPSTAPELELPQLDGKTQKMYRGGKICLTVHFKPLWAKNCPRFGIAHALCLGLAPWLAAEVPILVDSGMVKHKDDATTSTES